ATACCGGCGGCAAAACAGGACAATCTCACGCACTGAAAATATCGAAAACTGTCAGTAATGGTGTTCAGCCAAATGTTTCATGatcagcaaatcagcatattagaatgatttttaaaggatcatgtgacactgaagactggagtaataatgctgaaaattcagctttgagcacaggaataaattacatttaaaaatatatttaaaatagtaaacagctattttaaatcataatactatttcacaatataagtTTACGAGAGAGAaaacattaaaggggtggtaaaacacgatttcacttttctaactttagctagtgtgtaatgttgctgtttgagcataaacaacatctgcaaagttacagcgttCAAAGTTTAAaacaaagggagatatttgcttttaaagaaatacatttctaaggactacagcaaacggccagttgggaactacagccttttcctccagacttgctgacatcagcagctccaatatttatataaacccctcctccgagaatattaaataaggggggggcgaggccattttttattgctgtggagaaGAGTAGGCACATTGCGCTAGGTGGTTAGCGAATCACAACACAGCTGGGTCAGCTAACCAACCTGAGCCCATTGCGTTTTTTTGAGGGCACTGGCTTCATAGAACCAGGAAACtatcagaccgtttttacaaggAGAGACAGAGCAGTGTACAATAaaggtagcctggatgccagccgaacttagccccgcccacaacatttttaggttggACGGtccggtctggcctcgatccatagaggagtgattatggccgaacagaaactgttcggaccaatgaaatcatcagggcgggctttagacgatgacggacagatgatcaacagtaacgtaatcatgcacgtcatcaaaggggcttgggttatatttgttcagatcctaaatggagagcttgtttgtatatgcattcatcttcacaatttctctcaaaaatgatgatcatggtgggtaagtactctgtgtatcattaaattattttatttttttacaacaccggcaaagattgtttattccagcgcgcgtgcagacagggttgccacgtttttacaacaaaacccgccaactactagacCAAAACAATCTAGcataatgcgtcgcttcgttgctctgattggttgtaggtctatccaattgaggtctttcctggttcggttgaaacgccccataatcacagcccaatggagcagtttcagactcatattctgactagaattgagtatgaccacatcaggctacaataaaggtaaaatgtatgaaaataatgcaattttGTAAAAACAGTGCACCCCAAACACACAATCAAGCCTTCagaagaatgtgttttaccacccctttaaagaatCTTACCAAGCACAAACTTTTTACTGGTAGTTTATGTCTGTTCAAAAGTAATCTTTTACTTTTGGATGAACAGAAAATCAAAGTCAAGGCATGGTTCCGTATTCATTTAAATAGTTTCTTCCACAACAGGATATTATTTGTCATTTCATTaatttattgcagattaaaatggcatataaaaACTACATTTATAATTCATCACTTTTCATCTTAGTTAAGTGGACAAGTCTTGGCCAAAATATACTGCCAACTGGAGCAGACTTTAAGCCTTTAATCACAAGTTTGGCTATACAAGAGAAATAATTCTTGCAAGGAGCGAGCAATGAGTTTTTATTTATGTGACCCAGAGTAAGGCTCTTAATCCCCAAGATCTTGTGTACTGGAAGTTGCTTTGAATAAAAATatcatcaaaatgactgcttaCTTACTCTGATATCTCTCTGATTCAGTCCACTGTGTCTGAAATGAAGGAAGATGGTATCATCTACACTGTGGTGGTGAAACAAGGGCGTGATTCCCCCACGGTCCCACGGGTAAGTCCTCTCTTCCTGAGTAAGGCTCAGTTCTGTGTGTTCCAGAAGTTCTGTCCTGACGTCTTCACCCCTCTCTTCCTAGTCCACAGCCTCCCGTTCTCAGCACGTCAAAGCAGGGACTGAGGAAAAGTTGGTTCTCCATCTCCTTCATTCCTTCTCCATGGGCGACTCCTCCTTCATTTCCATcttcctctccacctatcgcacCTTCACCTCCACCCAGAGAGTGCTGGACATCCTGATTGACAGGTAAAGCGCCAGTAAAGTTAGAGTAAAAGGTATAAAGTCATTGTCTTTCATATTAAATACTAATGATACATTTGCAATGACAATTGGTGAAATCAAATTCAGCAACATATACAGCAAGCAGAAAATTAAGATCAGTGGCGTGATCCTTTCTTGTTGTGTAATGCCTTACAGCATTAGTCATGTCTTGTCAAGTGTTTTGATTGTCATTACTCTACTGCAGGGGATAAAAATGAGACACAGTGTCTCCCAACAGCATAGTGCTAACATTAACTTACAGTATACCACTGGTGTCACTGACAAGGCTAAatctagtcccagactaaaatgcatgtttgagttgttttaactgaaagttaaaatatgtcagtgccattgttttgtctgtgatgcacaccagtaatgtcaGACAGTGTGATTTTCGGGATTTTTTTCCACTttatagttgaagtgtacctatgatgaaaattacaggcctctctcatctttttgaacttgcacaattggtggctgactaaatacttttttacccCACTGTATGTAATTTATCACACACGTGAATAATAAcaactataataaaataaatacaatcatAACTACAAAGTGTAGCGAACATATTTACATAGACAATAAGTAGACACAGATGTGTAACTTCCGTAATTAAAAACAACCCTAATTTGAAAGTACAATTACagttaataatataaatgtaattaatctCTGTCAGCCAGTTTAAGCCTGTTTcaattaattgaataaattaaaggATTTATTTGGAAGATTGATCGATGAAAAATGTCCCTTTACaggttcaaaaaaaaaaatagataaaagaaaaccataaaatataattatttgtgTTCAATTAGTGAAAAATAGTGCGGAAGAAATGCCTTCTTAATATTTACGTATTGCATTACATGTTTTGAATCTCAACAACAATTAATATTgcccacacacagacacaacatCATTAAAATGCTGATAATTATTGAGCCCTTTTTTTCTAGCAATATCACCCAACCTTATGTACAAAATTCTAGAAAACTTGGGACATTTTGTAAAATGCAATACAATAATGCAataatctgtgatttttttttttcattctcttgaacatttatttaactggCAAAAGTACAAAGAACAGATTTCAAATATTTTCACTGAACAACGTAActgtattttgtaaatataaacacaaaaaagttgggacagagAAGATTACAGAATATCCACAAAAAACAGTCCACAATACGCAGGAGAATTGGTAAAAGGTGAGGGCACCGTGAATCGTGATCGTGGGTTTAAAAGGAGAATTCAAGCAAAGATGGGCCGTGGCTCATCACTTTGTGGCAACAGAATAGtctatgtttttttctttgtacTTTTGTAAGTTAGATAAAGGTTCaagagaataaaaaaatatactaataataaaaaaaaacaaaataaaaaaacatctgcTATTATCACACAATTTGCAATAATATAATTACTTTGTAATTTCGTAAGTTAGATAAAGGTTCaagagaataaaaaatatatactaataataaaataataaaaacaaaacatctgcTATTATCACACAATTtgcaataatataataatagtatTACAATTATACCAATAATAACTGACTGTACATTAACCCTTaatacagtgaggaaaaaaagtatttgaactATTATCTATGAACTATTATCTAAATAAGTATAAACTATTTTCTAGGTTGGGAAATCCTCCTGGTGAGAGCATAAGTAACACTCGTCAGATGTTCAACAAGTATGTACTACGGAACACATCACGCTATaaacagaaattaaaaataGCCTGTTATGGCTGTATTGTAATGGTAAAGTTACAGTATTGATTGTCATTTGCTGTGTTCAGGGCGGTGTGTACGGTGTTCAGCACATGGCTGAGTGACTATCCTGAGGATTTCCGCTCTCTGAGCGATCCCTCCTGTCTGCTGCGGATTGCCCCGCTGCTTCCAATGGACACCTCAGGGGCAGAAATCAAAGGCCGACTGCTGAGGATCGCAGAGGAGCTGAGTGAGAAAACACTGCTGTCTGGCTCGCTCTCAGGTCAGGATATTTGTCTCTTTGACACAGGCAATCcgtcacagttttttttttgtgtgtgcgtgtgtttgtgactGACAGTGCAGGTTATCGTGTCACTCGCAGCATCACAAGCTTGCCAGTCTCTCTGTAAAAGCCACCTGTTGCCACCTGTCACAAGAATAGGGATTTTGTACCTCATATTTTCATTTTGGTGACAGGAATGTATTACTACATGAAGTTCTGAAGTTTTTGAAATGAGGGGGAATAAATGCTAAAttgatatttattaaatatttgtcactttttttacttaactgtttttattaataaacacaTTTACCTCTTAGCAAGCATTAATTTTGAACTCTGACTGCAGGTTAAACAAACAAAGCAGTACTTATTGTCCAATTCGTCATATTAATTTCATACTGTATTGATATTCTACAGATCCTACCAAAGGTGTGACATCTCCTCCTGATCCCTCAGAGTTTGATGCCACCAGCATCCTGGGGTTTCCATCCAGTGTGATCGCAGAACAGCTGACCAGGATTGAGACAGTGAGTCTGATCATACAACTCACGAACGTTACCTTTACATCTGTGGAAAAGACCAGTGATtagttattaaataatttaaagtaaAACAGCTAAGCCCACTTTTTAAGGGCTTTGATCATCTTAGACCTGTCTGTAATATCCTTAAATGAAATCCTTTTGTTTTTCCTTAAGGATCTATTTCTGAAGCTGGTGCCCTATCACTGTCTGGGGTCACTATGGTCTCAGAGAGATAAGAAGGGACAGGAAGGAGCATGCTGGTCGGTCAGAGCCACTATCAAGCAGTTCAATCGCTTAACTAATGCCGTCACAGCCTCGTCCTTGTGGAACACGGGTTTGAAAAGCCAACAGAGGGCAAGGCTGCTGGAGAAATGGATCAGTGTTGCAGAAGTCAGAGCAGTTTAACTGTAAACTCAGACACAGACACATATGATGTCATCAGCCAGGATAAATGATTCACTtgagttcatgtttttttcccaaACAGGCCTGCAGAACCAGGAAAAACTTCTCCTCACTGTACGCCATTCTATCAGCACTGCAGAGTAACCCAATCCACAGACTGAGAAAGACCTGGCAGGAGACAGACAGGTATGCGTTTAATCGATATAATTTAAGTCAACATTTATTATGCATAACAACTTGCCCCCTAGATTTTCTACCCATATGGCAtaataaatactatatataggatttaattcaattaacaaaactatatattatattatattatatatatatatatatatatatatatatatatttatatatatatatatatatatatatatataatataatatatataatataatatatatatatatatatatatatatatatatatatacacagtaggggaaataagtatttgaagtatttgaactatcagctagaattctgaccttcaaagacctgttagtctgcctttaaaatgtccaactccactccatttattagcctaaattagatgcacctgtttgaggtttttagctgcataaagacacctctcctccccatacaatcagtaagaatcaaACTAACTAACATGGCCAaaaccaaagagctgtccaaagacactagagacaaaattgtattaaggagaggatgaccgggggccatgttggggaacaacctccttccctcagttagtttattgaagatgggtcgagactgggtcttccaacatgacaatggcccgaagcacagccaggataaccaagcagtggctctgtaagaagcatatcaaggttctggcatggcctagccagtctccagacctaaacccaatagagaatctttagAGGGAGCTCAAGCTCCGTGTTTCTCAgcaacaggccagaaacctgactgatctagagaagatctgtgtggaggagtgggtcaaaatccctcctgcagtgtgtgcaaacctggtgaaaaactacaggaaacgtttgacctctgtaattacaaacaaaggctactgtaccaaatattaacttTGATTTTCTCAAGTGTTCAAacacttatttgcagctgtgtcatacaaataaatagttttaaaaaaattatacattgtgatttctggattttttatttagattatgtctctcacagtggaaaTGCAgctacaatgacaatttcagacgcCTTTATGATTTTTATGTGGGAAagcttgcaaaatagcaggattttcaaatacttattttcctcactgtatatatatggttttgtttattaaattagATCCTATAGTGTATAAAGGTTTAGTTTATAAAATTTGAtgcattaaaataacattttgcatttaccctaaatgtattttgatattgtaaaattgtaaatgtattcTCTTGCCTCTATTTACATTTTAACaggatacttcactgctttttcatataaaattatgtttttcccttaactaaaacgagttgatgcatacctctctcgtctcagtgcgtgcacttaatctctctgacgcgcggtgaggatctgatagcatttagcttagcccactaagcccagttcattcactatggtaccaaacagagatcaagttagaagcaaacacaacacctccacgttttctctatttaaatacagttacacgaatagttgaacgatcaagtatggtatgacggaatagcacttctgagagtacttcgactttATTtcgtgcagtaaaaagtcacacctgaaaaatcctccctcacatctcccccatCTCTGTCagtaggggggagggggagatgtgagggaggatttagATAGGGAAAACGTACTTAAATACgttgtttggtcgcttctaacttaatctttgtttggtaccatagtgaatgaactgggcttagagggctaagctaaatgctatcagatcatcaccgcgtgtcagagagattaagtgcacgcactgagacgagagaggtatgtatcaactcgttttaatTAAGGGAataatagtttaatatgaaaaagcggtgaagtatccctttaaaattgATTTTGGCATTTGAAGATTTAAGCAAAATAGATTTTCAATTTGAAAATATGCGTATTTTAAACAtaattggtaaaaaaaaattggctgTGTTGAATTGTAAGTACATTACAATTAACACATGTTTTGCTTGTTTTTACAACTTATTTTCCAGGGTAACATTTTAGTTGTATTTAATCTGGAATATTCCTTTATTCAGTAAAGTCGTGTTAACAGTTATAATTTTAATTTGCATTGAAACACAACATGATTTTCTACCCATatggcgttttttttttttttatgtttaaattaaatttaaaatataatttatttttttaggtgCATAGGATAACAAGTGcatgttttcttgttttaacaaattattttctatggtaaaacatttttttgtatttaatctGGAATATTCCTTTAATTCATTCATAAAGTCATGTTTACAGTTATAATTCTCGTTTGCATTGAAACAAAAGACATGAGAATGTTGCTTACATTTTAATAACCTAAAGTCTGTTCCTTTACACTGACAGAGAAGCTGTGAAGAGATACGAGGAACTTTCTGACATCTTCTCAGAGAAAGACAACTACTCCCAGAGCCGCGAGCTACTCAAAGAGGTCATTCACACTACAACACAAAGCAGCCAATTCTAACTACATTCTCCCTAATGTTATTAGAGAGCATGGCGATGCATTGATGGGGAAATATCAGGCCAATCAATGATCTGTGCTTCATCGCCGTAGAGAACTGCATCAATTTAGCATGGTCTGAATGGAGGAACTGATGGCATGAATAGAACAATAATCTCAAATCTTGTGTAATTCAACAATAACTGAAAGTGACATGTTAAGTATGTAATTGCCAGGTATGGTAATTTGTTCTCTGCATTTACCTCATCCCTAATGAGTGTGGGTTAGTGGATAACCCACACACATTAGGAGTAGAGagcagtgaacacacacacacacacacacactgcaaatcgtggacacacacccagagaagtGGGCAGCCATTTTTGCTGTGGCGCCCGGGAAGCGAATGGGAGTGCACCGGTACTTAGAATCAAACCTGCAAACTTCAGGTTACCAGTCTGACTCTCTAACCATTAGGCCATGACTGCTCCATTAAACTGCCTGAGAgacattttgcacacaaaaaaaacactgaaatagTTCAATTCAATTATGTATGCCTCCATAACACAACACTtacaagtttcactttattATTCTACAGGAGGGAACTTCCAAATTTGCAAACCATGACACTAAAATGAACAACAGGAGATTTACAGGGGTAAGCATCGTTAAAtacaaaacatacatacatacatacacaaacattttgggataagtaacttttttgaattttttttatacatttatacagcaaggatgcattaaattgatcaaaagtgactttaaagacatttataaatgttataCATCATATACATTTGGCtcctttttatatatttatatattttatattactttttttaatctgtatttctgatcaaatgCATGCAGCCTTGAGCATAagagaagagacttctttcaaaaacgttaaaaaaacataaactttggtagtatatatatatataaaatgcaaaCTACGcataaaggtgccctagaatgatttgaaacaatattttaaattgttctctgatatctaaatagagggtatgtggcttatttaaggtcagaaattatcatttttacaagttttacaggtccatttaaaaCTAGAAATCGACCCTAGGATGAAATGCTCTGTTTtggccttatttggaagggttgTGAATATTAATGcggagttctgctctgattggctgtttcactgcactgctgctcaatgacagctaaAACCTCTATACCATCCATCATGAAAATGATTTTAGAATGATAGCTTCTTAACTTTGAATCACGAACTGAACTGTGTAGCGTGTAAATATGTTGCTTGaacagtaacgttacagtttgacagtagagtaatgatttaaaagttgatttatttaataatgtagaagtcactcaaaatagtcagtgtcatgtttactactcatctgctgcaaaataatcatacttcagttctcaaaaatgtatatttatttaacaaattgactatcGTTTCAACTTTAGCTACAAGAatcgagtgagcgatctgtaagcaactaaacagtagtagtGAATGTAGTTAGCTTCTGTGTTGATCAAATTTAGGCTAGTTTAGATTTTAATCCAtcaaaagggatcgacatacttatctactgttgtattttatgacaacactggcaggaaataatattaacctttgtcatttgaaaaactgttatgtgtgctacttggagtttccaattgtactagcatcttgagttagatctagacaacacaggggatattatcgtaatgttgtcttactaagaaactttcaatttaatcagaaaagggtttgacagtcaagaagtggatCAAATCATTACTTACTTTTTACAGGAATATGGTTGGaatcggccctttcttcagttttagacgcAGAGCGAATCCTGTTTGATAttgtcccaggttagaaaaactctccgtggtgaaatgggccgagcacacaaacaactttgaattaaattgttgtggtatccgactgtaaataaacatcaaccattaCTGTTGacttttttatctgtgggaagggtattaaaagtcctcacatcccctgcatAGCCTGGatcataacatttatttccatgatctgccattATCGCTATCCTCGTGTGACGCTTATTTACCTGCTGAACTCCTGATGATTCGGCTGCGCAGTTCCccctgacaatgaacattgcCTGGCATAAAAATGttggggcgtacatattaaagatcccagcgattgcgtcaaAGTTGGCATTATGTTGATGATAAttgtgtttgagactcactgtatgtgatgtccatgtactgaactcttgttatttaactatggcaaggttaattaaatttttcagtctagtgcacctttaatattatcACCTGTAATATACTTTTCATAATCTTTGACGTATACTGAAACAAGGCCGATCTTGAATGCTGCATTTGTTTTGCAGTCGTGCGCTCAGGGCACCGTGCCTTACCTGGGCATCTTCCTCAGAGATCTCACCATGCTGGACACTGCAGTCAAAGACAGATTGGAGGTGATGTATATTTTTCAGCCTGCTATGAAACacaattaacagaaaaaaaacagtatcAGTATCATCAGCACATCCAGCTATGAGGTATAAAAATAGCAGTGGTTTTGCAATGTTTGTCTGACATTGAGATGTGTCAAAACTAAAAGTCAGCGTTGCATTAGCCAAAGCAGGTCATAATGTGAACCAAATTTGACTGTCTCTTACAGAATGGATTCATTAACTTTGATAAAAGACGACGGGTGAGTTTATGGACATTATATATTTGATTGTCATTCATTTGCGGTTTAAGTTAAAAAGCTATTAACATCACATTCTCTTGATCTTAGGAATTTGAAGTCATTGCTCAAATTCGCCTCCTTCAGTCCTCGtgtaaaaacagcatttttagaACGGATGAGACGTTTGTTCAGTGGTATCACAGTGTACCCTCTCTACGTGAAGAGGAAAGGTCAGCGATACTTCTGTAACTCTACGCTGAATATCTCAGATACACACTGATTGGCTATATGATAAGTTGCccattctgttttttttaaatagctacAAGCTGTCCAATCAGATTGAAGCACCGGGTGAGCCGAGTCCT
This DNA window, taken from Pseudorasbora parva isolate DD20220531a chromosome 7, ASM2467924v1, whole genome shotgun sequence, encodes the following:
- the rgl2 gene encoding ral guanine nucleotide dissociation stimulator-like 2 isoform X2, translated to MKRPEGDAVFRQTLRISRKLANLCLSGLAELKGDPSPMKTTWYCPLDLSTVSEMKEDGIIYTVVVKQGRDSPTVPRSTASRSQHVKAGTEEKLVLHLLHSFSMGDSSFISIFLSTYRTFTSTQRVLDILIDRLGNPPGESISNTRQMFNKAVCTVFSTWLSDYPEDFRSLSDPSCLLRIAPLLPMDTSGAEIKGRLLRIAEELSEKTLLSGSLSDPTKGVTSPPDPSEFDATSILGFPSSVIAEQLTRIETDLFLKLVPYHCLGSLWSQRDKKGQEGACWSVRATIKQFNRLTNAVTASSLWNTGLKSQQRARLLEKWISVAEACRTRKNFSSLYAILSALQSNPIHRLRKTWQETDREAVKRYEELSDIFSEKDNYSQSRELLKEEGTSKFANHDTKMNNRRFTGSCAQGTVPYLGIFLRDLTMLDTAVKDRLENGFINFDKRRREFEVIAQIRLLQSSCKNSIFRTDETFVQWYHSVPSLREEESYKLSNQIEAPGEPSPGRGLNPTVIITQCPDSLSTVANTTMDADGMFDFPSPVNHLLSKLCKHVKSPSVSCLDVDSSPPSNDATPSVLTTPTTAVKSHRRSVSCGNNPTNNKKEAGPEIRIVRIRMDLHDGNLYRSILVTSNDKTPTVISSALEKHNQNAQEASKYELIQLLPEGKELIIPPTGNVFYAMSSASVDFLLRRRGGNTPTGSPSLGNETSATFPRIKAKGRRLVRTLF
- the rgl2 gene encoding ral guanine nucleotide dissociation stimulator-like 2 isoform X1, producing the protein MLPRSMKTSGVELPGVGPREVPLIGYRPLQTEVDGSPDQLWKENEHKDADHTQGDPSPMKTTWYCPLDLSTVSEMKEDGIIYTVVVKQGRDSPTVPRSTASRSQHVKAGTEEKLVLHLLHSFSMGDSSFISIFLSTYRTFTSTQRVLDILIDRLGNPPGESISNTRQMFNKAVCTVFSTWLSDYPEDFRSLSDPSCLLRIAPLLPMDTSGAEIKGRLLRIAEELSEKTLLSGSLSDPTKGVTSPPDPSEFDATSILGFPSSVIAEQLTRIETDLFLKLVPYHCLGSLWSQRDKKGQEGACWSVRATIKQFNRLTNAVTASSLWNTGLKSQQRARLLEKWISVAEACRTRKNFSSLYAILSALQSNPIHRLRKTWQETDREAVKRYEELSDIFSEKDNYSQSRELLKEEGTSKFANHDTKMNNRRFTGSCAQGTVPYLGIFLRDLTMLDTAVKDRLENGFINFDKRRREFEVIAQIRLLQSSCKNSIFRTDETFVQWYHSVPSLREEESYKLSNQIEAPGEPSPGRGLNPTVIITQCPDSLSTVANTTMDADGMFDFPSPVNHLLSKLCKHVKSPSVSCLDVDSSPPSNDATPSVLTTPTTAVKSHRRSVSCGNNPTNNKKEAGPEIRIVRIRMDLHDGNLYRSILVTSNDKTPTVISSALEKHNQNAQEASKYELIQLLPEGKELIIPPTGNVFYAMSSASVDFLLRRRGGNTPTGSPSLGNETSATFPRIKAKGRRLVRTLF